Genomic window (Rhododendron vialii isolate Sample 1 chromosome 4a, ASM3025357v1):
ccatgatgaggaatggcttggttatctgtggagaggagccaacgcaaattttgtgtgccaatgggaacccggtgcggcggaaccattgtgaggatactcgggagaccagaatggcagaaccgaggttgggtgtattAAAACGATTTTGggaatgttgatttggtaagtgaTAAATGGAGATGCGGTCCACGAccagtcacgtaggagaaactcagaaaatcatggacaccaatgtTTGTTTGAATAgtaaatgtggatgtgtcattgataaCTGTTAATGTTATGatttaatgtttgtaatttaagggttagtgggtatgggttttctattgagccttagtagctcacggtgttaccttttgttgaccctgacatattatattggtggtgacgctggtataatgtgtcagacttggTAGATGAACAGGTTGAGCTacacaccttggaggcttttggagccgaagagctggctaggatggaagagttgatggagctgtagttaggaaccttagtttcccttcccttgtgtaataaaagtactcccatggaagttatgttgtaataatgagctaaactctatttagttttcaatggaaaatgtttatttaacattcccaaaattcggggcgttacatttatAGTTTTTGctgactctgctggggacttgagagccatGACTAGAAAGTTTGACATAAGACTAACGCATACCTTGTTTAATTCAtctatcatatgcatcgagtaGGCAACCTTGTTGCGTTCTCCTAATACCCCGGAATGacacgggctatgttaggggttccaataaactccacagtcacttgtacctagtggtatatcaaaaagaaaatcaccCAATCACCACCTATGATGGGCTGGCGAAAGGACTGGTGCCctttgacaacggagcacccttgagactacctaTACCTTAAATGTATTAGAAAGCCATataacttatcaaaataagacaggaacctaCAGGCTAGGAACCCACTTGCATTTGCTTAtaaaagttcttcctcacacccattgtatatatgtatgttgtaaaagttttcttttcaagGTTAAACCTTAGGGGGtcttttaaaactaaaaaagggGGAGGTAAGTCAAAACCGACCTAACTAAAGGAAAAATTTTCAGGTAGAAATGATTGCATCATTGTTCATGTTCAATTCGCACTATCAAGTTGTCACCAAGCTTTCGGCCCGCCCCACTCTACTACCAAGAATTTCGACCCATCCGAATACATCACTCCGGTGGATCAACCAAAACCTATGGTAACTATCATTGAAGATGATCATGTCATGTTCAGAAGAACAGTCTATGAGGAAGAAGTTGAAGGCATAATTGAAGAGGAAGGGCTTCGCAGAGTCCCAATCTATTTCTATGACCCTTATGCACCTACCGACGACTATTGGCCAATCGATGAGGTCAATAATTTTGAAACTGAAgaagcagaggaagaagaatcTACTCACAATGATCCATTAGATGAAATGTCACTACACCTACTCTTTGATGAAGGGGTCACCAACAATGAAATAAGGGTGATCCACCCCATCACGGATAGCTTTGGTAATTGGTGGGGATTTGTTGGCACGTGAAGAGTCGACAACAGCGACAAAGCAGAGATTGAAGCTCAACTAGAGGAGATAACGGCAATAGCAAACCAAATGGCCCTCCAAGACTTGTAGGGTGACAATGATGAAAGTGTGAATGAAGATGACAGTGAGGTGCAGATGATCAACCTTGGTGATGAAAAAGACTGCTCTGAGCTGATTGTGGATGCTAAAAAAGGGGCTTACCCAAATTGGACCATGGAATACATTGTAAAATACAAACTAAAAAATGCTGGCTCCAATTCTAGTTCCGATTCCGATTCTGACTCCGAGTCGACCCAGTCTGAGACTAGTgtttcatctttcaaacaacCGAGTCTAGCGAGGAAAACCTGGTCAAAACACCGAGGCATgacatttattttgaatttgactCTGAAATGCCTCTTGACAATTTTAGCAATGAGAAGGAAGATTTAGAGTATTTCACTTTGCCTATGATTAATTGTGTGGATTCTGATAATCcaatttttgaggaagaaatttCAAACGAAATTCTAGAATTCatcgagagagaagaagagaggcacGCTAAACCTTTTTCTTAGGAAATAATCATAACAAACATAGGCTCTGAAAACGAGCCGAAATTGGTTAAAATTGGTGCAACGCTATCTTCTcaagaaagtgaaaaattaatccttttgctaaaagaatacaaagatgtttttgcctGGTCTTATGAGGACACGCCTGAAATAGACCCTAAAATTGTTCAGCACAAAATTCCCCTCCATCCTGATGCAAACCCAGTTAAACAAAAGCTAAGACGTATGCGCCCCGATTGGGttttaaagataaaagaagaagtcactCAGCAAATCAATGCCGGTTTTCTCATAGTTATCGAATATCCTCAGTGGGTAGCCAACATCTTTCTGGTGTCGAAGAAAACTGGGGGAATCAGGGTTTGTGTAGATTTTTGAGATCTCAATAAGGCCAGTCCAAAGGATGACTTTCCATTGCCCCACATAGATGAGCTTGTAGACAATACCGCAGGGCATGCACTATTATCTTTCATGGACGGATTTTCTGGGTATAATCAGATTCTGATGTCTCCTGAAGACAgagagaagaccaccttcactACACCGTGGGGAATCTACTGCTACCGAGTAATGCCATTCGGTTTGAAGAATGCCGGGGCCACTTACCAAAGGATGGTGACAACACtgctgcacgacatgatgcacaaagaagttgaggtatatgtcgatgatatgatagtcAAATCGAAGGAAAGGGAAGGACACTATGAAGCACTTCAGAAGTTCTTTAAGAGGATTAGGCAATACAAGCTACGTCTCAAtcctcaaaaatgcacttttgggGTAACATCTGGTAAAATGCTAGGATTTCTCATCACTCAAAGAGGAATCGAGGTAGAGCCTTCCAAAATACAGGCTATCATAAAGATATCACCACCAAGGACAGAGAAGGAAGTAAGGAGCTTTCTAGGGAAAGTGCAATTCATTAGCAGATTCATTTCCAAGCTCACAGCCACCTGCAAACCTCTCTTCAAGCTTCTGAAGAAAGGTGCTAATTTTGAGTGGAGTCAAGACTGTTAGCAAGCATTCGAGGCAATCAAAGAGTATCTTTAGAATCTGCCTGTGCTGTCACCACCCATCCCTGGGAAGCCATTGATTCTGTATCTCTCAGTAACAAACACATCCATGGGATGCATGCTAGCATAAGAAAACGATGCCAAAGTAGAGTGCGCCATATACTACCTCAATAAGAAAATGATGGACTACAAAACAAGGTATACTCCCCTGGAGAAAACTTGCTGGGGGCTAGTATGGGCCACGAAGAAATTAAGGCACTACCTACTAGCGCATCCGGTAGTGCTAGTTTCTCGTTTAGacccaatcaaatatcttttcgagaagccagcacttatTGGAAAGCTGGCTAGGTGGTTATTGCTGCTAGCAGAATTCGATCTCAAATACATGACAAGGAAATCAGTGAAAGGAAAGGTTGTGGCAGAGTTCTTGGCAGACCACCCCATGACAGAGGCCGAGGCAGAGGACTTCATGTTCCCCAATGAAGACATCTTGTGTCTCCTAGACGACACCTGGCAGCTTTACTTCGATGGAGCATCAAACCAATGTGGATATGGCATAGGGGTATTGCTAGTTTCCCCAAACAACTCTCATATCCCTCTGTCATATAAACTGAGGTTTgaagtcaccaacaatcaagctgagTGAAGCCTGCATTGCTGGAATGGAGGTAGCCCTAGAACTAGGAGAAAAAGGGTGAAAGTCATTGGAGATCCAAACCTAGTGGTGTCCCAAGCAAGAGGAGACTGGAAGGTCAAGGAAGACACACTGAAGCTATACCACTCTGTGCTAGAAGATCTAATTCCACAATTTGACTCAGTCATCTTCACGCACACTCCACGAGTGAGCAATAGATTTGCAGAAGCACTGGCAACATTGACCTCTATGGTCGAGATACCCCTGGGGTTCACAATGCGGCCTCTCATGATTGAGCAGGTCAAACCAGCATGCGAATGCACTTTCACCAAAGAGGGTGAGGACGATGGAAAATCGTTGTATGAAGACGTGAAGAGATTCTTAGAAGAGGGAGAGTATCCCTCTGAAGCCACCTCAAAGGACAAGATGGCTTTGTGGAAATTTGCCACCCGATTCAGAGTCTGCGGTGGAGCACTATATCGAAGGGAACATTTGGGTCCGAATCAACTTTGTGCCACAACAGAGGATAGTCACGAAGGAATCTGTGGGCCGCACATGAATGGGGCAACAATGGCTAAGAAAATCCTGCGTCAGGGATACTACTGGACTACGATGGAGGCTGATTGCGCTGACTATGTCCGCCGGTGTTTCAAATGTCAAACTCACGCTGATCGCACACGTATTCCCCCTACAGAATTATATAACATGACATCCCTTGGCCGTTCTCCACTTGGGGAATAGACATCATTGGGAGTATAAATCCAAAGGGAAAATACAAGCATCAGTTCATCCTAGTGGCCATtgactacttcaccaagtgggtatcgtgtcaaaaaaaaaaaaaccaagtgggtaGAAGTAGCTTCTTATGCTACCTTCAAAGCTACCCATGTAGGCAAATTCATCAGCACCAATATCATCTATCGGTATGGTGTACCTCATGAGTTCATTTGCGACAATGGATCTCACTTCAAAGGGGCAACGAAGAAGCTCTTCGTTGAGTTTGGGATACAGAATCATCGGTCATCTACTTATCGACCTTAAACCAATGGAACAGTTAAGGCTGgaaacaaaaatatcaaaaggATTCTGCGGAAGACTACCGATATTTACACAGACTAGTCGGAAATGCTACCTCTAGCATTATGGGGTTATCAAACAACTGAAAGGATTTCAACTGGGCTACTCCCTATTCCCTGGTCTATGGGATGGAAGCTGTCTTACCTATTGAACTAGAACTACCTTCACTAAGGGTTTTGGCTGAGACTGGAATGATCGAAGAAGACTGGGTTCAAAACTGCTACGATATGGTGCTCAAAGCAATCCGTCGCCACATTTCGGATCCAAGGGGCAAGTTTAGACCAAATTGGGGAGCACCCTAATTTTTCAAACGCATACTGTCTGGAGGAGCAGCGTACATCGCAGACTCGGACGGGATGGAATTCGCAACACCAATCAATATCGACAAGCTGAGGAAGTATTACCCCTGAGAGATGCttgttgggtcgaaaaccataAGGGTGGGCGAACCTAAGCAAAAATTAAAGCAGCCTGCTAGGtcgaaaacccgcaagggcggCTTAGGTAAAAACTAAGGTATAAATAAAGCACTCGCTAGActgaaaacccgcaagggctgtttaggcaaaatcaagagcacaaaaggagaggaaaatacccgagtgaaccctagccaaaaacaaaaacaaagcaaatctTTGTGGAACTACGTTTATGGCCTGATTCCCTccatgggatacgtaggcagtctctagATTGTGATTCGGCCACCGCAATTATTATCACTTCTAAATTTCTAGGTCTATCCTAAACCATGTTCATTATCAAACCATGGCAAAGACGTCTTAATAAAGCAACCAATGTTTTATGATTTccaaaggaaaagggaaagcaAGCTTGAACAATTCTCAACCTATGAAAGCTagaatcaaacaaagaaaatctTTCGAAAAGCATAAGCAATTTGTCAATCTCTAGGTCTTTCTTCTCTTCACACTTTTGTCTTCCAAAAGGTCTTTCTTCAACCAACGCTTATACGAATCTGATAGTTTATCAGCAAAGTTCTCAGCAACATCTTGCATCACCCGATTTAGCCAAAGACGA
Coding sequences:
- the LOC131323814 gene encoding uncharacterized protein LOC131323814, with the translated sequence MMDYKTRYTPLEKTCWGLVWATKKLRHYLLAHPVVLVSRLDPIKYLFEKPALIGKLARWLLLLAEFDLKYMTRKSVKGKVVAEFLADHPMTEAEAEDFMFPNEDILCLLDDTWQLYFDGASNQCGYGSPRTRRKRVKVIGDPNLVVSQARGDWKVKEDTLKLYHSVLEDLIPQFDSVIFTHTPRVSNRFAEALATLTSMVEIPLGFTMRPLMIEQVKPACECTFTKEGEDDGKSLYEDVKRFLEEGEYPSEATSKDKMALWKFATRFRVCGGALYRREHLGPNQLCATTEDSHEGICGPHMNGATMAKKILRQGYYWTTMEADCADYVRRCFKCQTHADRTRIPPTELYNMTSLGRSPLGE